Sequence from the Montipora foliosa isolate CH-2021 chromosome 12, ASM3666993v2, whole genome shotgun sequence genome:
CTCTAAACCATCGTTCTGAGTCAAGAGGGTCACGcattttgtggaatgtttttgaagtcgttcaaaaaactcgcagcacgtgttttatcgggtctaaaaatattcggctacgcctcgtgtttttaaaccccgataaaacactgctgctcgttttttaaacattacataaacaacatgaaaaacttgccgGAAAATGTATTaatatttcaaatttagcgggctgcGCTGTTGAATACCGCCCGCTAAGTTAGCCAATGACAGCGCTAgtactatctgagagaaaaaaaagatattCGACAGTTTTTCCTAATGCTATTCCAACAGGCTTTCATATATTCAAAGTATACGACTCTTTATAGCTAACGCTCTGATTCTTTCTCCATATTATCAATGGAGACCCACGATCGTCATCCAGGACTTTCCTTGACAGATTATGCACCAGATTTTTTCGGCCTAACATGCCGGCAACGGCCAATCTGAAACTCCTGTACTTAATCGAATATATAATGGGATTACAGCAACTATTTACAAACCCAATGAGCATTGCCAAAGTGCCAAATGGACCATTGATTTTCTCCTCACTACCAATTTCAATAAAAAGCATAATACAAAACGGTGACCAGCATACAAGATAGGCCAATGTTACTACCAACAACGCTGCCACTCCCTTGTGGCGGCTCAAATTCTGGGCCGTTTTGCAATGCTTAAAATTCGTATTGTTAAAATTCGCCTTGAAATGTTTGTCTCTTGTTTGCTGAGGATTATTTGACACTTCTTGAATTCGCTGAATCTGCATTCGAATAACTAGACCGATTTTGAAATAGATGTATACCATCGAAATCAGAGCGATGCCGTACGTCCCTGAGACAACGGAGATCGCAAATGCAAAATTCAAACTGTTCTTAGACCAGTCGTCCACCTTACAGGTTCCAATGTAACTAATAAAACACTCATATGAACTAACTCCAAATAAGGGCAAACATGCCCACACGGCC
This genomic interval carries:
- the LOC137979295 gene encoding histamine H2 receptor-like, with translation MNTTASSTQGTSRITDDVKLVDISLGWKIFTMVVMTTILVLTIIGNIAVIAVQSRSSVLKNIVNSYFLVSLSIADLLVAILVMPCALDTVNTGSWRCGNIWGKFNGFGNFLFCISSIMHLMMLSIDRYMAIARPLRYPLEMTKSRALTLCLILWSYSAVWACLPLFGVSSYECFISYIGTCKVDDWSKNSLNFAFAISVVSGTYGIALISMVYIYFKIGLVIRMQIQRIQEVSNNPQQTRDKHFKANFNNTNFKHCKTAQNLSRHKGVAALLVVTLAYLVCWSPFCIMLFIEIGSEEKINGPFGTLAMLIGFVNSCCNPIIYSIKYRSFRLAVAGMLGRKNLVHNLSRKVLDDDRGSPLIIWRKNQSVSYKESYTLNI